The segment GGCGGACGAAATGCCCGCCGAAAATGTCGTGGTTTATTGCGTATCCTGCGTAAAAGCCATGCATATCGGCGGCAAAAAACCGCGCCATATGGCGGACCTCCTGTTTGGCGATAATACCGCCGCGGGAATATGCGAGCCGGATGAATGGCATGCGGAGTTGGACAAATTCATCGACTCGCATTGACCTGGCGGCAAGTTCAAGGAGCTTTCATGTGCGGAATAGTCGGATACGCCGGCGGCGGGGAAGCCGCGCAATTTATAATATCGGGCCTGCGGCGGCTTGAATACCGGGGCTACGATTCCGCCGGGCTGGCGGTAATAGACAAGGAAAAAAATTCGCTGGAGCTGCGCCGCAGCGTCGGCAAGGTGGAGCTGCTGGCGAAAATGCTCAAGTCCAGGCCGGTTTCCGGCTCCACGGGGCTTGGCCACACGCGCTGGGCCACCCACGGCAAGCCTAACGAGGAAAACGCCCACCCCCATACCGACTGCGAAGGCAAAATAGTGGTGGTCCACAACGGCATCATTGAAAACTATGCCGCGGTTAAAGACCGGCTGGGAAAAGCGGGCCACACATTTTCATCCGAAACAGACACCGAGGTGATAGCCCATCTGATAGAGGAAAAAATACGCAATCTCGGCTCCGGCGGGAAAGCCTGGCGCATGGAGATGCTGGACCCGCTGTTCTACGACGCGGTGCGCCTGGCGCTGAAAGAACTGGAAGGCTCGCTCGCGCTGGGGGTGCTGTGGACAAACTGTCCCTCCACCATAATCGCCGCGCGGCGGCAAAGCCCGCTGCTGCTGGGCATAGGCGAGGGCGAGAATTTTCTGGCCTCGGATATAACCGCGCTGCTTGAAAAAACGAAAAAGACCGTCTATCTCTCCGACGGGGACATCGCCGTGCTAAAACCGGCGGGCGTTACGGTATTCGGCGCGGACGGCAAAAAAGCCGAAAGGCCCGTCTCCGTCGTGCAGTGGGACAGGACCATGGCCGAAAAGGGCGGCTACAAACACTACATGCTCAAGGAAATACACGAGCAGCCCGCCGCCCTGGAAGACACCATGCGGGGCCGCCTTTTCCCCGCCGGGGAAGAGGCCCTGCTGCGCGAGTTCGGGCTGGACCCGGAGGCGGCGCGCTCGCTGCAGGAGATACACATAGCCGCCTGCGGCACAGCCTATCATGCCGCGCTTGCCGGGCGCTATATGATAGAGCATTTCGCCGGCGTGCCGGTTTCCGTGGATTTCGCAAGCGAGAGGCGCTACCGCGACCCGATTTTCGCGGCGCGCGCGCTGGCGGTGCTGATAAGCCAGTCCGGCGAGACGGCAGACACCATAGCCGCCGCGCGGGAGTTCAAAAAGAACGGCGTCAGGACGCTGGCGATATGCAACGTGCTGGACTCCTCGCTGACGCGCGAATGCGATTTCACCTTCTACACCCGCTGCGGCCCGGAAATTGGCGTGGCCTCCACCAAGGCCTTCACCGGCCAGCTTGCGGCGCTGTATATTTTCGCCGTGCAGCTGGCGGCGGCGCGGGGGAAGCTAACCCCCCAGCAAACTGATTCGTGCATAGGGGAACTGTTCAGGATTCCAGCGCTCATGCGCCGCGTTCTGGCCCGCGCCGCGGAGGTGGAAGCCGCCGCTAAAAAATTCGCCGACAGGGGCCACTTTCTGTTTCTGGGGCGGGGCATAAACTACCCCGCCGCGCTGGAAGGCGCGCTGAAAATAAAAGAAATTTCCTATGTCCATGCGGAGGGTTTCGCCGGCGGCGAGATGAAGCACGGCCCCATCGCGATAATAGAGGAAGGGATGCCGGTAATAGGCATATCGCCCAAATCCCGCGCGGGGGACAAAATAGCCTCCAATCTGCTGGAGGCGCATTCGCGCGGAGCGCGCATAGTGGCCATCGCAAACGAGGGCTGCCTGCCCGCCGGCGTGCAGATAGACCAGTGCCTTCCCGTGCCGGAGACCGGCGAATACCTGTCCCCGCTGCTGACTGCGCTGCCGCTGCAACTGTTCGCCTATTATTCGGCGAACGAGCGCGGCTGCGACATAGACCAGCCCCGCAACCTCGCCAAAAGCGTTACGGTGGAATGACATGCCTTTTGAGCAACTTATAGGAATCGGCATAGACATAGTGGAAATAAAGCGCATCAAGCTGCTTATCCGCAAAAACAAGGGCTTTCTGGCGCGCGTTTTCACCGACGAGGAGCTGCGCTACAGCATAGGCAAGAAAAACCAGTTCCAGCGGCTGGCGGTGCGCTTTGCGGCCAAAGAAGCCGTCTGGAAAGCCGCCGGGCTTAAGGGGCTGGCGCTGAAAGATATAGCCATAGTCAAATCCCCCGGCGGCAGGCCTGGCATATTATGCAAAGACCCGCGCGCAGCGGGCATAGTGTTCCATCTGGCGCTTTCGCACGCGGACGATTACGCCTCCGCCGCGGCGGTGGCAATACGCACGGGATATGGCGGTTAAACGTCTGATACTGATGCGGCACGGCCATTCGCCCGCCGCCGGCGCGGGCGGGGACGCGGCACGCCCGCTGTCGGCGCGGGGCAAAAACGCGGCGCTGCTTGCGGCAAAAAAACTTTCGGCAAAGGGCTTTGCGCCGGAGCTGGC is part of the Elusimicrobiales bacterium genome and harbors:
- the glmS gene encoding glutamine--fructose-6-phosphate transaminase (isomerizing) gives rise to the protein MCGIVGYAGGGEAAQFIISGLRRLEYRGYDSAGLAVIDKEKNSLELRRSVGKVELLAKMLKSRPVSGSTGLGHTRWATHGKPNEENAHPHTDCEGKIVVVHNGIIENYAAVKDRLGKAGHTFSSETDTEVIAHLIEEKIRNLGSGGKAWRMEMLDPLFYDAVRLALKELEGSLALGVLWTNCPSTIIAARRQSPLLLGIGEGENFLASDITALLEKTKKTVYLSDGDIAVLKPAGVTVFGADGKKAERPVSVVQWDRTMAEKGGYKHYMLKEIHEQPAALEDTMRGRLFPAGEEALLREFGLDPEAARSLQEIHIAACGTAYHAALAGRYMIEHFAGVPVSVDFASERRYRDPIFAARALAVLISQSGETADTIAAAREFKKNGVRTLAICNVLDSSLTRECDFTFYTRCGPEIGVASTKAFTGQLAALYIFAVQLAAARGKLTPQQTDSCIGELFRIPALMRRVLARAAEVEAAAKKFADRGHFLFLGRGINYPAALEGALKIKEISYVHAEGFAGGEMKHGPIAIIEEGMPVIGISPKSRAGDKIASNLLEAHSRGARIVAIANEGCLPAGVQIDQCLPVPETGEYLSPLLTALPLQLFAYYSANERGCDIDQPRNLAKSVTVE
- the acpS gene encoding holo-ACP synthase, whose translation is MPFEQLIGIGIDIVEIKRIKLLIRKNKGFLARVFTDEELRYSIGKKNQFQRLAVRFAAKEAVWKAAGLKGLALKDIAIVKSPGGRPGILCKDPRAAGIVFHLALSHADDYASAAAVAIRTGYGG